One Brassica napus cultivar Da-Ae chromosome A1, Da-Ae, whole genome shotgun sequence genomic region harbors:
- the LOC106445089 gene encoding protein transport protein sft2: MSQGWFSMSSGDQQKEQQNQSGSSLLADWNSYAASRDVEEGGGSFGFDIESAVRSANDTVSGTFSVVSKGVRDIPGSLSSATSSMPSGKALMYFGLLLASGVFFIFIAFTMFLPVMVLMPQKFAICFTLGCGFIIGSFFALRGPQNQLAHMTSMERLPLTIGFIATMVGTIYVSMVLHSYILSVLFSVLQVLALIYYCISYFPGGSSGMKFLGSALTSSVLRVFGR; this comes from the exons ATGTCACAAGGATGGTTTTCGATGAGCAGCGGAGATCAGCAGAAGGAGCAGCAGAATCAATCGGGATCGTCTCTTCTCGCGGACTGGAATTCATACGCAGCCTCGAGAGATGTCGAAGAAGGTGGCGGAAGCTTCGGTTTCGATATCGAATCCGCCGTTAGATCTGCCAACGACACCGTTTCCGGCACCTTCAGCGT GGTTTCAAAGGGAGTGAGAGATATTCCGGGGAGCCTGTCGTCAGCAACTAGCAGTATGCCTTCAGGGAAAGCCCTCATGTATTTCGGTTTACTTCTCGCGAGTGGCGTATTCTTCATCTTCATTGCCTTCACTATGTTCCTTCCAGTCATGGTGCTTATGCCTCAGAAATTTGCTATTTGTTTCACCCTTGGATGTGGATTTATCATCGGATCGTTCTTCGCACTTCGTGGCCCACAGAATCAGCTCGCACACATGACATCCATGGAG AGGCTTCCGTTAACCATAGGTTTCATTGCCACCATGGTTGGTACTATATATGTATCCATGGTTCTCCACAGCTACATTCTCTCGGTGCTCTTCTCTGTCTTACAG GTGCTTGCGTTGATTTACTACTGTATATCATACTTCCCTGGTGGATCATCAGGCATGAAGTTCCTCGGTTCTGCTCTTACCTCATCTGTTCTAAGAGTTTTTGGGAGATGA